A region of Ignatzschineria larvae DSM 13226 DNA encodes the following proteins:
- a CDS encoding xanthine dehydrogenase family protein molybdopterin-binding subunit, giving the protein MSLQISRRGFIKLGVFAGITVMVGKLPMTYATEMNSGATSTNWIGRDGKVKYRWDAIRKVTGQKNFARDYRAKDIPGWPQEQAYAFMLKSTQADRTFEGINLSLLGDELQPDRLVLQEDLIQDGLNIPRDTGMGSEFYGENILVPKGETPPIYGHPVAILIYKDFDRYSAAYRRLQFRDDVVLYGEETGIKPPKNYGAARYVRVGGETPTSPSVFSPYQDSAIKGVFDGNSVVWPPEAIAAPMLVPSLLHKERSGGFIRALKKADEKPEIQRVAMEHAEAISQELEAATHNPDKFVLQRQGFSQSIDPSAMEPDNCNSWYDASTQTLHILTATQSPAGVATMAADLVKNSHFHSDVKNIVLLTGSTVGYGSKDYSVYPIYAMAASFYSDGLPVRMANNRYEQFQMGMKRHAVEMDVAMSVDRKSGQFEILKGTYSCNGGGRENLSVAVSHVAVRGAQSIYYFPKSDLTALAMATPAVEAGSMRGFGSLQSMAITELMVDEIAHELKIDPIELRRRNAVKTGYVNTQGGVFAGDPRNIEMLDMAAQYPLWQNRESDKRAYEAKYPGHLYGVGFAHVQQVYGSSGVPTILSLEFDANGHLAMRHCVQEIGTGGTTSQQVMVWQALGKAPDYVEFGVTEFEELPLHTSWADQQQQDKLAKTDPYWTPGLIPDMSSSSGVYYIGFGTRQAGKFLLENSLWPAAKAIWSEGYGGGVMNSLHVTLEDLRVTEEGLTGGGMPPIPFEILAKKAHEMGLITGVAVHAYSSWQWAEAEFEIPTVGNRRLPLDALAVKYGDGAPQKLKDRMTTGGYDFIKRTEAFFPPTDRSGADPTTVTPASCIVALDVDRASGEVKILHHHMMMNPGKMIVPELVSGQVQGGTAMGIGHALYEELPLYADGPGDGTWNFNRYHLPRASEVAVWSQSADYLPPLSETSPPKGMAELGMIPILPAVGNALTHATGKRFYQFPVTAEKVLAALAEEDNA; this is encoded by the coding sequence ATGAGCTTACAGATATCACGTCGGGGCTTTATTAAATTGGGTGTATTTGCCGGGATTACCGTTATGGTAGGGAAGTTACCTATGACTTATGCAACAGAAATGAATTCTGGCGCAACCTCTACTAATTGGATTGGCCGGGATGGAAAGGTGAAGTATCGATGGGATGCGATTCGCAAAGTCACAGGGCAGAAGAACTTTGCTAGAGATTATCGTGCTAAAGATATCCCCGGTTGGCCACAGGAACAAGCGTATGCTTTTATGTTAAAAAGTACTCAAGCTGATCGGACTTTTGAGGGAATTAATCTCTCTCTTTTAGGGGATGAGTTACAACCAGATCGATTAGTTTTACAGGAAGATCTTATTCAAGATGGTCTTAATATTCCACGAGATACCGGAATGGGATCTGAGTTCTACGGGGAGAATATTTTAGTGCCTAAAGGGGAAACGCCCCCTATTTATGGTCATCCTGTTGCAATTTTAATCTATAAAGATTTTGATCGTTATAGTGCTGCTTATCGTCGGTTACAATTTCGAGATGATGTCGTGCTGTATGGCGAAGAAACAGGGATTAAACCTCCTAAAAATTATGGTGCTGCACGATATGTCCGTGTTGGTGGTGAAACACCAACCTCACCTTCTGTTTTCTCACCTTATCAAGATTCGGCGATTAAAGGGGTATTTGATGGGAATAGTGTAGTTTGGCCTCCTGAAGCTATTGCGGCTCCAATGTTAGTACCGAGTTTATTGCATAAAGAGCGTAGCGGTGGGTTTATTCGTGCCCTCAAAAAAGCAGATGAAAAACCTGAGATTCAACGTGTTGCGATGGAGCATGCCGAGGCGATTAGTCAGGAGTTAGAAGCAGCGACTCATAATCCTGATAAATTTGTATTACAGCGCCAAGGTTTTTCGCAATCAATTGACCCATCGGCGATGGAACCAGATAACTGTAATAGTTGGTATGATGCTTCAACTCAAACGCTTCATATTTTAACCGCCACTCAATCACCGGCGGGTGTTGCTACTATGGCCGCTGATCTAGTTAAGAATAGTCATTTTCATTCAGATGTAAAAAATATCGTGCTATTAACTGGCTCGACGGTGGGCTATGGTTCTAAAGATTACTCTGTCTATCCGATTTACGCGATGGCCGCGAGTTTCTATAGCGATGGATTGCCTGTCAGAATGGCCAATAATCGTTATGAACAGTTCCAAATGGGAATGAAGCGTCATGCTGTTGAGATGGATGTAGCGATGAGTGTCGATCGTAAAAGCGGGCAATTTGAGATCTTAAAAGGAACCTACAGTTGTAATGGGGGTGGTCGAGAGAATTTGTCTGTTGCTGTCTCTCATGTAGCGGTTCGTGGTGCGCAATCCATCTACTATTTCCCAAAATCCGATCTTACCGCACTAGCAATGGCAACGCCGGCAGTTGAAGCGGGCTCAATGCGAGGTTTTGGTTCCTTGCAATCGATGGCCATTACAGAGTTGATGGTAGATGAAATTGCTCATGAGTTAAAAATAGATCCCATTGAGCTTCGACGTCGAAATGCGGTAAAAACTGGGTATGTGAATACGCAAGGCGGTGTTTTTGCCGGCGATCCTCGTAATATTGAAATGCTTGATATGGCGGCTCAATATCCCTTATGGCAGAATCGAGAATCTGATAAAAGGGCTTATGAAGCAAAATATCCGGGTCATCTATATGGCGTTGGTTTTGCCCATGTTCAGCAGGTTTATGGTTCAAGTGGGGTACCGACTATTCTCTCTTTAGAGTTTGATGCTAATGGACACCTCGCTATGCGTCATTGTGTGCAAGAGATAGGAACGGGGGGAACGACTTCGCAACAAGTGATGGTATGGCAAGCATTAGGAAAAGCACCAGATTATGTGGAGTTTGGTGTTACAGAATTTGAGGAATTGCCGCTTCATACAAGTTGGGCAGATCAGCAACAACAAGATAAGCTTGCAAAAACAGATCCTTATTGGACTCCAGGCCTAATTCCGGATATGAGCTCTTCGAGTGGTGTTTACTATATTGGATTTGGTACACGACAAGCGGGTAAGTTTTTGCTTGAAAATAGCCTCTGGCCTGCGGCAAAAGCTATTTGGAGTGAGGGGTATGGTGGCGGTGTGATGAATAGTCTACATGTCACACTTGAAGATCTACGAGTCACAGAAGAGGGGCTAACGGGAGGGGGAATGCCTCCGATTCCATTTGAAATTTTAGCGAAAAAAGCACACGAGATGGGACTTATTACCGGCGTTGCTGTACATGCTTATTCAAGCTGGCAATGGGCTGAGGCGGAATTTGAGATTCCAACAGTCGGTAATAGACGATTACCCTTAGATGCGCTTGCTGTTAAATATGGAGATGGTGCACCACAAAAATTGAAAGATCGAATGACAACGGGTGGCTATGATTTTATTAAGCGTACAGAAGCATTCTTCCCGCCGACAGATCGTTCAGGTGCTGATCCTACGACAGTAACCCCGGCATCTTGTATCGTAGCGTTAGATGTAGATCGTGCCTCAGGAGAGGTGAAAATTTTACACCACCATATGATGATGAATCCTGGGAAAATGATTGTGCCAGAGTTGGTGTCAGGACAGGTACAAGGAGGAACAGCGATGGGTATTGGACATGCGCTTTACGAAGAACTTCCTCTATATGCAGATGGACCTGGTGATGGGACTTGGAATTTTAACCGTTATCATTTACCACGAGCAAGTGAAGTCGCCGTTTGGAGCCAAAGTGCAGATTATCTCCCGCCTTTATCAGAAACCTCTCCGCCCAAAGGAATGGCTGAATTAGGGATGATTCCTATTTTACCGGCAGTAGGAAATGCGTTGACGCATGCAACAGGTAAACGGTTCTACCAGTTCCCTGTGACAGCAGAGAAGGTTTTAGCGGCTTTAGCAGAAGAGGATAACGCATAA
- a CDS encoding cupin domain-containing protein, with the protein MSKDTNIPQPFRESDGKGWIDHGPRNLTRDRENPDLMVPPKTDHGTIPNLRFSFSDAHMRLEEGGWTREVTNRELPASLDVAGVNMSLEPGAYRELHWHKEAEWGYMLYGSARVTAIDEDGRIFIDDVKAGDIWNFEAGIPHSIQGLEEGCEFLLVFSEADFSENNTFLLTELVAHIPQDVLAANFKSDLETIKKLPQVEKYIFKGEVPGPINVVRKHNQHGDVPSPFTFHRDSVTPYKSEAGSVYFVDERNFPAAKTISAAFVEIEPGGMREIHWHPRASEWLYFLEGKARMTVFNSQGTARTFNYQAGDVGVVPIVAGHYIQNIGDEPVRFIEVFKRPDAYPISRYSDISLNAWLASTPTQIVADHLNLTLEEAEALPHTDRSEPVIWYQKPEK; encoded by the coding sequence ATGTCGAAAGATACAAATATTCCACAGCCCTTTAGAGAATCTGATGGTAAAGGTTGGATTGATCATGGTCCTCGTAACTTAACGCGTGATCGAGAGAATCCAGATCTTATGGTGCCACCCAAAACGGATCATGGCACAATTCCAAATCTTCGTTTTAGTTTTTCAGATGCACATATGCGGCTTGAAGAGGGCGGTTGGACTCGGGAAGTGACGAATCGTGAATTGCCGGCATCCTTAGATGTAGCCGGTGTGAATATGTCACTTGAGCCCGGTGCGTATCGGGAGTTACATTGGCACAAAGAAGCTGAATGGGGGTATATGCTCTATGGGAGTGCGCGTGTGACAGCGATTGATGAAGATGGTCGTATCTTTATTGATGATGTAAAAGCCGGGGATATTTGGAACTTTGAAGCAGGGATTCCCCATTCAATTCAAGGGTTAGAAGAGGGTTGTGAGTTTTTATTAGTCTTTAGTGAAGCCGATTTCTCTGAAAATAATACTTTCCTTTTAACAGAGCTTGTCGCACATATTCCCCAAGATGTTTTAGCTGCAAACTTTAAGAGCGATTTAGAGACAATCAAAAAGTTACCACAAGTTGAGAAGTATATCTTTAAAGGGGAAGTGCCGGGACCGATTAATGTGGTGCGTAAGCATAATCAACATGGCGATGTACCTTCGCCCTTTACTTTCCATAGAGATAGTGTCACTCCTTATAAGAGCGAAGCAGGTAGCGTCTATTTTGTCGATGAGCGTAATTTCCCGGCGGCGAAAACTATTTCAGCTGCTTTTGTTGAGATTGAACCAGGGGGAATGCGTGAGATCCATTGGCACCCAAGAGCTTCTGAATGGCTCTATTTCTTAGAGGGTAAGGCACGTATGACTGTTTTTAACTCTCAAGGAACCGCAAGAACCTTTAACTATCAAGCAGGGGATGTCGGTGTTGTACCGATTGTAGCGGGTCACTATATCCAAAATATTGGGGATGAACCTGTACGCTTCATTGAAGTATTTAAACGCCCGGATGCTTATCCTATCTCACGTTATTCAGATATCTCTTTGAATGCTTGGCTTGCAAGTACGCCGACACAAATTGTGGCAGATCATCTGAACTTAACTTTAGAAGAAGCTGAAGCACTTCCCCATACAGATCGTTCTGAACCTGTGATTTGGTATCAAAAACCAGAAAAATAA
- a CDS encoding YoaK family protein translates to MKEKKSVSALVGALPLMERPYIAFILAIIAGMMNGYTYHVSHVFSTVQSGNIILLGETIATQDWERLRTIAMTVLAFGLGSMFTMLVEILINIKSRHTWTYIILLIEAAILGVIALGLLNEALTIVQICMVISFIAGMQGNGFHKIKGMLYGNVAVTLVVQLAFNYLMQFIGGQRAALKTAALFFLVLLGFAAGGLIGTLTTLKYNELSLLLPAGMLVLLAIYTFFMKVEKAEAVDPT, encoded by the coding sequence ATGAAGGAGAAAAAGTCTGTAAGTGCTTTAGTAGGCGCATTGCCATTAATGGAGCGCCCTTATATCGCCTTTATTTTGGCGATTATTGCCGGCATGATGAATGGTTATACCTACCATGTTTCACATGTATTTAGTACCGTTCAGTCAGGTAATATTATTCTGCTAGGGGAAACGATAGCTACGCAAGATTGGGAGCGATTGCGAACCATTGCGATGACAGTTTTGGCTTTCGGTTTAGGTTCGATGTTTACGATGTTAGTGGAGATTTTAATCAATATTAAGAGTCGTCATACTTGGACTTATATCATTCTATTAATTGAAGCTGCGATTTTAGGAGTGATTGCATTAGGTTTATTAAATGAGGCTCTAACAATTGTTCAGATCTGTATGGTGATCTCATTTATCGCAGGAATGCAGGGGAATGGTTTCCATAAGATTAAAGGAATGCTTTACGGCAATGTGGCTGTTACTTTAGTGGTGCAACTAGCGTTCAATTATCTTATGCAATTTATCGGAGGACAGCGAGCAGCTCTAAAAACGGCAGCCCTCTTTTTCTTAGTATTATTGGGGTTTGCAGCGGGTGGATTAATTGGGACATTAACAACACTCAAATATAATGAGTTATCGCTATTATTGCCGGCAGGGATGTTAGTGTTATTGGCCATTTATACTTTCTTTATGAAAGTAGAGAAAGCAGAAGCTGTAGATCCCACTTAA